From Plasmodium brasilianum strain Bolivian I chromosome 7, whole genome shotgun sequence, the proteins below share one genomic window:
- a CDS encoding RNA-binding protein musashi: MTSEENVNYNSMRSNSHSSQDKKSVEHNSNEKVLKEDESEVEKLRRLIAPLSKEQLIDILATCALTHQDIREKCNEAVASSPSTRRLMIRNIPFSTRDDQFLKYFEAFGEIEDGIIVREKEGRSKGYGFVTFKYVESVQKCLKSSHTLDNKELQVRLVADPFTDHYQNKLFVRNLSQKTNVGTLRDIFEKYGKLEECVIIHDNEGKSKGYGFLTFSSPKEAFKVMQQPERIIDNRVVFLHFAVSQNYKKYQNNQNYIKKNQNYNYYQKNNMNNRNNFVRRAPVYHHDNDSPNTFNYPVSFVPNVYTNVPQGYQLNYPGNMDSFNAFYNNPRY, translated from the coding sequence ATGACATCAGAAGAAAACGTAAACTACAACTCAATGAGATCAAATTCACATTCATCACAGGATAAAAAAAGTGTTGAACATAATTCGAatgaaaaagttttaaaagaAGATGAATCAGAAGTAGAAAAATTAAGACGATTAATTGCACCATTATCTAAAGAACAGTTAATAGATATATTAGCTACATGCGCTTTAACTCATCAAGATATACGTGAAAAGTGTAACGAAGCAGTAGCGTCATCACCTTCAACAAGAAGGCTAATGATCAGAAATATTCCATTTAGTACAAGAGATGaccaatttttaaaatattttgaagcTTTTGGTGAAATTGAAGATGGTATAATAGTTAGGGAAAAAGAAGGTAGATCGAAAGGTTATGGTTTTGttacatttaaatatgtCGAATCTGTTCAGAAATGCCTAAAAAGTAGTCATACATTAGATAACAAAGAATTACAGGTACGTTTAGTAGCTGACCCTTTTACAGATCattatcaaaataaattatttgttcGAAATTTATCTCAAAAAACGAATGTTGGTACATTACGAgatatttttgaaaagtaTGGTAAATTGGAAGAATGTGTTATAATACATGATAATGAAGGAAAATCAAAAGGTTATGGTTTTTTAACCTTTTCTTCACCAAAAGAAGCTTTTAAAGTTATGCAACAACCTGAACGCATTATTGATAATAGAGTAGTTTTCTTACATTTTGCTGTGTCccagaattataaaaaatatcagaacaatcaaaattatataaaaaaaaatcaaaattataattattatcaaaaaaacaatatgaaTAATCGTAACAATTTTGTTAGAAGAGCACCAGTGTATCATCACGATAATGATTCGCCAAATACTTTTAATTATCCGGTATCATTTGTTCCAAATGTATATACGAATGTTCCACAGGGGTATCAGCTGAACTATCCAGGTAATATGGATTCTTTTAATGCCTTCTATAACAATCCAAGatattaa